The Brasilonema sennae CENA114 genome includes a region encoding these proteins:
- a CDS encoding DUF2232 domain-containing protein, which translates to MVRQTKDSNKNSMKLEVPLRMVETAFLASTASLIWFINFYFPLGPVLRIFFPVPIALVYLRWGKRAAWMAALTCGLLLSVLMGPVRSLLFVIPFAFMGVLLGSTWNRRVPWIVSITLGALLGTIGVFFRIWLMSVLTSEDLWIYVINQVTDFIEWVILKLGILVNPSVFWIQVGAIALIIFNNFIYLFTVHLAAWLLLDRLGNPIPRPPRWVQVIMDYE; encoded by the coding sequence ATGGTCAGGCAAACAAAAGACTCTAACAAAAACTCTATGAAGCTGGAAGTGCCGTTAAGAATGGTGGAAACGGCGTTTTTAGCAAGCACCGCTAGCTTGATTTGGTTTATTAATTTTTACTTTCCTTTAGGACCTGTATTACGAATATTTTTTCCCGTGCCGATCGCCCTAGTATACCTTCGCTGGGGCAAACGAGCGGCATGGATGGCGGCGCTCACATGTGGATTGCTGCTTTCGGTGCTGATGGGACCAGTCCGCAGTCTACTGTTTGTCATCCCCTTTGCCTTTATGGGCGTACTTTTAGGATCAACATGGAATCGTCGGGTTCCTTGGATTGTTTCCATCACCTTGGGTGCACTATTGGGAACCATTGGAGTCTTTTTTCGTATATGGTTGATGTCTGTGCTGACTAGTGAAGACCTTTGGATTTATGTCATCAACCAAGTGACGGACTTTATAGAGTGGGTTATTCTCAAACTGGGAATTTTGGTGAATCCCAGTGTATTTTGGATTCAAGTGGGGGCGATCGCCTTAATTATCTTCAACAACTTTATCTACTTATTTACAGTACACTTAGCAGCATGGCTGCTGTTGGATCGCCTTGGTAACCCCATCCCTCGCCCCCCACGCTGGGTGCAAGTGATCATGGATTATGAATGA
- a CDS encoding Crp/Fnr family transcriptional regulator: MEDRYSVQALTNPLRYLAPFFQGLPETVVEQALTHLVTRTHPANQVILLENDWGGSVYFIIEGWVKIRTYNLEGKEVTLNILGKGELFGEMAALDEVPRSTDVITLTSTIIGSMPAQDFVKLLQTEPMAGVRLAQLMARRLRQINRRLRLRESDSQSRVADTLLFLAEGQGKKGEEGIKIPNLPHRELSSLSGLARETVTRVLTRLEKKGLIKREQEVICIPDLSALEKMIV; encoded by the coding sequence ATGGAAGACCGGTATAGCGTACAAGCACTTACCAATCCCTTAAGGTATTTGGCACCCTTTTTCCAAGGGTTACCTGAAACCGTTGTAGAACAAGCACTTACTCATCTAGTAACCCGCACTCATCCAGCAAATCAAGTGATTTTGTTAGAAAATGACTGGGGGGGGTCCGTATATTTTATTATAGAGGGTTGGGTAAAAATACGGACTTATAACTTAGAAGGCAAAGAGGTAACACTGAATATTCTTGGCAAAGGAGAATTATTTGGTGAAATGGCAGCTCTTGATGAAGTACCTCGTTCCACTGACGTCATTACGCTAACTTCTACGATCATTGGTAGTATGCCAGCACAAGATTTCGTCAAGTTACTTCAAACAGAACCAATGGCGGGAGTCCGACTGGCGCAACTGATGGCACGTCGTTTGCGTCAAATAAACCGGCGATTGCGCTTAAGGGAATCTGACAGTCAATCGCGGGTAGCAGATACGTTATTGTTTTTAGCAGAGGGGCAGGGAAAGAAAGGAGAAGAGGGAATCAAAATTCCGAATTTACCTCACAGGGAATTGAGTAGTTTAAGTGGGCTGGCAAGGGAAACAGTTACACGAGTCTTGACTAGACTGGAAAAAAAAGGATTGATTAAACGAGAGCAAGAGGTGATTTGTATTCCCGATTTGTCAGCCTTAGAAAAAATGATCGTTTAA